One segment of Leptospira langatensis DNA contains the following:
- a CDS encoding sensor histidine kinase: MTDFKSKKIVLPVLWVLTTVSLGAWWLFLGLRQNRMATELAFKIGFDVEKEVLEKLDRQSSMIKMEGTFFLFLLVSGGATLVWLTFREEKRNKLIQDFFSTVTHEIKTPLASLRLQAESLLEEGVDATKDRLLHRLLKDASRIESQMNKALYLASLMRSEGLFLEELDLKNWEETLKEEWSELKILTDWKERKVLADRRALESIFRNLLENSVQHGSATQVRIQSEGLPGNKIRFTFTDNGKGFHGNPKLLGRLFLRHTSTSGTGVGLYIATKLTKAMGGDFHVRNSNTGGFMAEWTLPSPAAKREGNA, encoded by the coding sequence ATGACCGATTTCAAATCTAAAAAGATCGTTTTGCCCGTTTTGTGGGTGCTTACTACGGTCTCCTTGGGAGCCTGGTGGCTCTTTTTAGGTTTGAGGCAGAATCGCATGGCGACAGAGCTTGCGTTCAAGATCGGCTTCGACGTCGAGAAGGAAGTATTAGAAAAACTGGATCGTCAAAGCTCGATGATCAAGATGGAAGGGACCTTCTTCCTTTTCTTATTAGTGAGCGGAGGAGCCACTCTGGTATGGCTTACGTTTCGGGAAGAAAAGAGAAATAAACTGATACAAGACTTCTTCTCTACAGTAACCCATGAGATCAAGACCCCGTTAGCCAGTCTCAGATTGCAGGCCGAGAGTTTATTAGAAGAAGGAGTCGATGCCACCAAGGATCGATTGCTCCACCGTTTGTTGAAAGACGCTTCCCGGATCGAGTCCCAGATGAACAAGGCATTGTATTTGGCAAGCCTCATGAGATCCGAAGGACTCTTTTTGGAAGAATTGGACCTGAAGAACTGGGAAGAGACTCTTAAGGAAGAATGGTCCGAATTGAAGATCCTCACCGATTGGAAAGAGAGAAAGGTGCTCGCAGACAGAAGAGCGCTCGAAAGTATTTTTAGGAATCTATTGGAAAATTCGGTACAGCATGGGTCTGCTACCCAAGTGCGGATCCAGTCCGAAGGTCTTCCTGGGAACAAGATCCGATTTACGTTTACGGATAACGGCAAAGGATTCCACGGGAATCCGAAATTACTAGGCAGATTATTTTTACGACATACAAGCACGAGTGGTACGGGAGTTGGGCTTTATATCGCGACAAAATTGACCAAGGCAATGGGCGGAGACTTTCATGTCCGTAATTCTAATACGGGCGGATTCATGGCAGAATGGACCCTCCCCTCTCCTGCGGCCAAGAGAGAAGGCAACGCATGA
- a CDS encoding response regulator transcription factor: MKAKLLLVEDDRSLGETLKERLEKEGYEMVWTVSAQSARVLAVEAKPDLILLDVRLPDGDGFELAEELKTRKDCPPFLFLTAHSGAPERLRGFELGAEEFIPKPFHLKELLIRVKHVLESHKHSIKQGKYSYAGYLLDFFGYCIHTPQGEEIHLSKRDCALLNFLVEERGRTVSRDEILDRLWGEEKFPTNRTIDNSIVRLRQAFGDKGEDAIRSVRGVGYQWIGELKDV, encoded by the coding sequence ATGAAAGCCAAACTCTTGTTAGTCGAAGATGATCGTTCTCTGGGAGAGACCTTAAAGGAGCGGCTGGAGAAGGAAGGCTATGAGATGGTCTGGACCGTTTCCGCTCAATCTGCAAGAGTCCTTGCGGTGGAGGCAAAGCCGGATCTGATCTTACTGGATGTCCGTTTGCCCGATGGGGACGGTTTCGAATTAGCGGAAGAGCTAAAGACCAGAAAGGATTGTCCTCCCTTCTTATTCTTAACAGCACATTCGGGAGCGCCTGAAAGATTGAGAGGCTTCGAATTGGGTGCGGAAGAATTCATTCCCAAGCCGTTCCATCTGAAAGAATTACTGATCCGAGTCAAACATGTATTGGAATCTCATAAGCATTCCATAAAGCAGGGCAAGTATTCCTATGCAGGATATCTCTTGGACTTTTTCGGTTATTGCATTCATACTCCCCAAGGAGAAGAGATCCATTTGTCCAAGAGAGATTGTGCACTTCTGAACTTCCTGGTCGAAGAAAGAGGAAGAACAGTGAGCAGAGATGAGATCCTGGATCGCCTTTGGGGAGAGGAAAAATTCCCTACAAATAGAACCATAGATAATTCCATCGTGAGACTACGCCAAGCCTTTGGGGACAAAGGAGAAGACGCGATCCGTTCCGTACGAGGAGTGGGTTATCAATGGATTGGAGAACTGAAAGATGTCTAA
- the hemL gene encoding glutamate-1-semialdehyde 2,1-aminomutase, whose protein sequence is MYPSSKELFERAKKVAPGGVHSPVRSFRSVGGDPVFFQSAKGAYLTDVSGKEYLDYCLSFGPLILGHRDEEVQEIVSKTAELAWSFGAAEPYSLELAEWIVSRIPWVEKIRFVNSGTEAVMSALRVARAATGRDKILKFDGCYHGHLDALLVKAGSGLAGESSSDSAGIGSELIKNTLVLPLDDEKAVEELFSKEGKNIAALVIEPLPANYGLLIQRKEFLSKIVEIARKHGSLVLFDEVISGFRVGLTGMSGELGIRPDLVTYGKIIGGGFPVGAYAGKAELLDLVAPQGPVYQAGTLSASPFGMRAGLATLKKCERDNVYQVLESRTRKFVSGLLSVLKQRDPDGNWDSSVHSSLFWLHKASSSSIRTVDAIPAGHKEAFAKVFHALLDEGVYLAPSGYEVGFMSYAHDDSIIAKTLEKADSALKKLKV, encoded by the coding sequence ATGTATCCTAGTTCCAAAGAACTATTTGAAAGAGCAAAGAAGGTCGCTCCGGGAGGAGTGCACTCCCCTGTTCGTTCCTTTCGCTCCGTAGGGGGAGACCCGGTCTTCTTCCAATCTGCGAAGGGCGCATATCTTACGGATGTTTCCGGAAAGGAATATCTGGATTATTGCTTAAGCTTCGGTCCCTTGATCTTGGGTCATAGAGATGAAGAGGTCCAGGAGATCGTTTCCAAAACTGCGGAACTCGCATGGAGTTTCGGTGCTGCGGAGCCTTATTCCCTAGAGCTTGCGGAATGGATCGTCTCCAGGATCCCTTGGGTAGAGAAGATCCGTTTCGTGAACAGCGGAACAGAGGCAGTAATGAGCGCATTACGTGTGGCTCGCGCCGCTACCGGAAGGGATAAGATCCTGAAATTCGACGGATGTTATCATGGGCATTTGGACGCGCTTCTGGTCAAGGCGGGTTCCGGTCTTGCAGGAGAATCTTCTTCGGATAGCGCTGGGATCGGATCCGAGCTGATCAAGAATACCTTGGTCCTCCCTTTGGACGATGAGAAGGCTGTAGAAGAGCTCTTCTCCAAAGAAGGAAAAAATATTGCGGCGCTCGTGATCGAGCCTTTGCCTGCAAATTATGGTTTATTGATACAAAGAAAAGAATTCCTCTCTAAGATCGTCGAGATCGCAAGAAAGCACGGAAGCCTTGTCTTATTCGACGAGGTGATCAGTGGGTTTCGTGTGGGATTGACCGGAATGAGCGGAGAACTTGGGATCCGCCCGGATCTGGTGACCTACGGGAAGATTATCGGGGGAGGCTTTCCTGTGGGAGCATATGCAGGAAAAGCGGAGTTATTGGACCTGGTCGCTCCGCAAGGACCTGTATACCAAGCGGGAACCTTGAGCGCGAGTCCTTTCGGGATGAGGGCAGGTTTGGCTACATTAAAGAAATGTGAAAGAGACAATGTATACCAAGTATTGGAATCTCGCACCCGGAAATTCGTGAGCGGTCTGTTATCCGTATTGAAGCAAAGAGATCCGGATGGGAACTGGGACTCTTCGGTGCATTCTTCTTTGTTTTGGCTTCATAAGGCGTCTTCTTCTTCCATTCGGACTGTGGATGCGATCCCTGCCGGCCATAAGGAAGCGTTTGCAAAGGTGTTCCATGCCCTTTTGGACGAGGGGGTTTATTTGGCTCCTTCCGGATACGAAGTGGGATTCATGAGCTACGCTCATGACGATTCCATCATTGCCAAGACTTTGGAAAAAGCGGATTCTGCATTAAAGAAATTGAAAGTATAA
- a CDS encoding glutamyl-tRNA reductase, whose amino-acid sequence MWSTLQIFHSEANDRDMFSVPDSFSWKTCMRTVLVSDSRIHLSPSELPKNWESKTGYEAYRLLLEIISGLKSKLFGETEVLAQFRQRFQELPDEAFGEYLAKLRDNLIEDCRTLRSGYLQNLGEQSYGGLADKYLSEAKNPPKEVVLFGTGQLAEKLLPWLSGSGKKTKIVGRNPNRLDYLASISNSSSHLMEDWSPNGEAWVIAAPMDFSPWMDKLAPGNLILDFREEPLESSWPSDVIYISFADMLSSLKETEERTKKVKEELKSVLDELLQEREWEAHQIVFGWDDLPCPTF is encoded by the coding sequence ATGTGGTCCACTCTGCAAATTTTCCATTCGGAAGCTAATGACAGGGATATGTTCTCCGTTCCGGATTCATTTTCCTGGAAGACTTGTATGCGTACAGTTCTTGTTTCCGATTCCAGGATTCATCTTTCTCCTTCGGAGCTTCCCAAAAATTGGGAAAGTAAGACCGGCTATGAAGCCTATCGTCTCTTGCTCGAAATTATCTCCGGTCTGAAATCCAAATTATTCGGAGAGACAGAGGTTCTTGCCCAGTTTCGCCAAAGATTCCAAGAGCTTCCGGATGAGGCATTTGGGGAATATCTCGCAAAACTAAGAGACAATCTGATCGAAGACTGCAGAACTCTTCGTTCTGGGTATCTGCAAAATTTAGGAGAGCAATCCTACGGCGGGTTGGCGGATAAATATTTGTCCGAAGCAAAAAATCCTCCGAAAGAAGTGGTGCTCTTTGGGACAGGACAGCTTGCAGAAAAACTTCTGCCTTGGCTTTCGGGCTCCGGTAAGAAGACCAAGATCGTAGGAAGAAATCCGAATCGTTTGGATTACTTGGCATCCATCTCCAATTCTTCTTCTCATTTGATGGAAGATTGGTCTCCGAACGGAGAAGCATGGGTGATCGCAGCGCCTATGGATTTTTCTCCTTGGATGGATAAACTGGCTCCGGGAAATCTGATCCTGGATTTTAGAGAAGAGCCTTTGGAATCTTCCTGGCCTTCCGACGTTATTTATATTTCCTTTGCAGATATGCTTTCCTCCTTAAAAGAAACAGAAGAGAGAACTAAAAAGGTGAAGGAAGAACTAAAATCCGTTTTGGACGAGCTCCTGCAGGAAAGAGAGTGGGAAGCTCATCAAATTGTATTCGGTTGGGATGACCTACCTTGTCCGACGTTTTGA
- the hemB gene encoding porphobilinogen synthase, translated as MSSASELGLRRNRINAPLRDLVSSESLNPKKLVQPIFVAEALSSPEKMSSLPGVFRDGTESILSQIESDLKAGVEHFLLFLVPGTKSDTSIPKSFYEKAIGGIKSRFPEAFLWVDTCLCSLTTHGHCGLLDPKGRIENVSSVKRLSELALCYAQSGADGISPSDMMDGRVASHRNILDSNGFQHVPIMSYSTKFKSQFYGPFREAAESAPGHGDRSSYQIDVRNREDSLLSSVRDAKEGADLLMVKPGITSIDLIQPIREKTGLPVGAYQVSGEYASLAMLAENGFCKFEDAVRETWQVFSRAGASYLITYAARRGKEILY; from the coding sequence ATGAGTTCTGCAAGTGAATTAGGCTTAAGAAGGAATCGGATCAACGCTCCTCTTCGAGATTTGGTCTCTTCCGAAAGCCTGAATCCTAAGAAGCTTGTGCAGCCCATTTTCGTCGCGGAAGCCTTATCTTCTCCCGAGAAAATGTCTTCTTTGCCTGGAGTTTTCCGCGATGGCACGGAAAGTATTCTTTCTCAAATTGAATCCGATCTGAAAGCGGGAGTGGAACATTTCCTTCTCTTTTTGGTGCCTGGAACTAAGTCGGACACCTCGATCCCTAAATCCTTTTATGAGAAAGCGATCGGCGGGATCAAATCCAGATTTCCGGAAGCATTTCTTTGGGTGGACACCTGCCTTTGTTCTCTTACCACCCATGGGCATTGCGGTCTTCTGGATCCTAAGGGAAGGATCGAGAACGTAAGTTCTGTGAAGCGACTTTCCGAGCTCGCTCTTTGTTATGCCCAGTCCGGTGCGGACGGGATCTCTCCTTCCGATATGATGGACGGGAGAGTGGCAAGTCATCGGAATATTTTGGATTCGAATGGCTTCCAACATGTTCCTATCATGAGTTATTCTACTAAATTCAAGAGCCAGTTTTACGGACCGTTTCGGGAAGCGGCAGAATCCGCACCCGGTCATGGAGATCGCTCTTCTTATCAGATCGATGTGAGAAATAGGGAGGATTCCCTTCTTTCTTCCGTTAGGGATGCAAAAGAAGGCGCCGACCTTCTGATGGTTAAGCCAGGCATAACGTCTATTGATTTAATTCAACCGATCCGAGAGAAAACCGGATTGCCTGTGGGCGCATACCAGGTGAGTGGAGAATATGCTTCTCTTGCTATGCTTGCGGAGAACGGTTTTTGTAAATTCGAAGATGCGGTTCGTGAGACCTGGCAGGTATTTTCTCGGGCTGGCGCTTCTTATTTGATCACATACGCTGCGAGAAGAGGAAAGGAGATCCTGTACTGA
- a CDS encoding Cof-type HAD-IIB family hydrolase, translated as MDLDGTLLDSKSSISSLNHYILQSALDSGIGLLIATGRRFSSALPYAREFRGDVTVVANNGQVLRSSPSGDRISETYLSTQAAGAVLSLGKSEGFSPLLHVDRFEEGTDILVESSITDDCFHNYSGGDTKRTKIVSDTLDHVEDRALVVCFLSLEKEHLQDLESKLLSLPEAKEYRTVITKIPGVSYCLEVLEKGVSKWAAIESYLKISGLDGKGVISFGDEWNDREMLRYSGYGFAMKNAVPKLKEEAEYITKYSNNEDGVAMTLLELGVLSFS; from the coding sequence ATGGATCTGGACGGGACACTTTTGGATTCTAAGTCCTCCATCTCCAGCTTGAATCATTATATTCTGCAGTCCGCTTTGGACTCCGGGATCGGTTTATTGATCGCTACCGGAAGAAGGTTTTCTTCCGCCCTCCCCTATGCCAGAGAGTTCCGAGGGGATGTTACCGTGGTGGCGAACAATGGGCAGGTGCTTCGTAGCTCTCCGAGTGGGGATCGGATCTCGGAAACCTATCTTTCTACTCAAGCAGCGGGTGCGGTCTTGTCTCTGGGAAAATCGGAAGGCTTCTCTCCCCTCTTGCATGTGGACAGATTCGAAGAAGGCACGGATATCTTAGTGGAGTCCTCTATCACTGACGATTGCTTTCATAATTATTCCGGTGGAGATACAAAGAGAACCAAGATTGTGTCGGATACCCTGGATCATGTGGAGGACAGGGCCTTGGTAGTCTGCTTTCTTTCCTTGGAGAAGGAGCACCTGCAAGATCTAGAATCGAAGCTATTATCCCTTCCCGAGGCAAAAGAATATAGGACTGTGATCACCAAGATCCCGGGAGTTTCGTACTGTTTGGAAGTTTTGGAGAAGGGTGTTTCCAAATGGGCTGCGATAGAATCCTATCTCAAGATTTCCGGCTTGGATGGGAAAGGCGTGATCTCTTTCGGGGATGAATGGAATGACAGAGAAATGCTACGATATTCCGGTTATGGGTTCGCCATGAAGAACGCGGTGCCCAAATTAAAGGAAGAGGCCGAGTATATTACGAAATATTCAAATAATGAGGATGGGGTCGCTATGACCCTTCTGGAGTTAGGCGTTCTTTCTTTTTCTTAA
- the hemC gene encoding hydroxymethylbilane synthase, with amino-acid sequence MSDVLRIGSRKSSLAKLQTCLVQDALRKLYPQLELSLFFKEASGDQDLTTPLWKMGTRGVFTQDLTKELVDGNVDVVVHSYKDLDLDGRKDTEVFMVLPRADQRDVLLWKRSSFENPPAELRIHSSSPRREYNLSAFLPTALPSRLQNRPISFHPVRGNVQTRIRKWKEDPSVSGLVVAKAALDRLLAQDFTFASTPEYEEVRSGIRETIQSELFMVLPLSKNPNAPAQGALAAEIRKGDEKTRKLLSPLSNTREEEAVAVERKILSQFGGGCHQKIGVSVILGGPADFLFVRGKTDAGMALDAFERWKGEAMPLPTSFDSIFPKPRQGFKMERFPTGASIPSEKFWFVSRADSLPAEWELPGPETVIIVAGAKTWEKLASRDVWVNGSTDGLGEEDASRIVSILGTSPEFIKLTHEESDIIEGVWKRFVTYKVDFDPEQPDLSGYSHFFWMSASQFDRAYKKDPSLANKVHSCGTGATYKYIKKVLGSDSKVFAFPNYESWAKACRGEVPDFLLERGIL; translated from the coding sequence TTGTCCGACGTTTTGAGAATCGGTTCCCGCAAAAGTTCCCTCGCTAAACTACAGACCTGCTTAGTACAAGATGCTCTGCGCAAATTGTACCCTCAGTTAGAGCTTTCGCTTTTCTTCAAGGAAGCCAGTGGGGATCAGGATCTCACTACTCCTCTCTGGAAAATGGGAACTAGAGGCGTATTTACCCAAGACCTGACCAAGGAACTCGTGGACGGGAATGTGGACGTGGTCGTGCATTCCTATAAGGATTTGGACTTGGATGGTCGCAAGGATACGGAAGTGTTTATGGTCCTTCCTCGCGCCGACCAAAGAGATGTACTTCTATGGAAGAGATCCTCATTCGAAAATCCTCCTGCAGAATTAAGGATCCATTCTTCCAGTCCCAGAAGGGAATATAACCTCTCCGCATTCTTGCCCACTGCCCTTCCCTCTCGATTGCAAAATCGACCTATTAGTTTTCATCCTGTGCGAGGGAATGTGCAAACTCGCATCCGCAAATGGAAAGAGGATCCGAGCGTTTCGGGCCTCGTAGTAGCGAAGGCTGCGTTAGACCGTCTTTTGGCACAGGATTTTACGTTTGCATCCACTCCTGAATACGAAGAAGTGCGAAGCGGGATCCGCGAAACCATTCAATCCGAACTTTTTATGGTGCTTCCTTTATCAAAAAATCCGAATGCACCCGCACAAGGTGCCCTCGCAGCGGAGATCCGCAAAGGAGATGAGAAGACAAGAAAGCTTCTTTCTCCTCTTTCTAATACAAGGGAAGAAGAGGCCGTCGCTGTAGAGAGAAAGATCCTCTCTCAGTTTGGCGGAGGTTGTCACCAAAAGATTGGAGTTTCCGTGATCTTGGGTGGACCTGCGGATTTCCTTTTTGTTCGAGGAAAGACGGATGCGGGCATGGCTCTGGACGCGTTTGAGCGCTGGAAGGGAGAGGCCATGCCTCTTCCGACTTCTTTCGATTCTATATTTCCGAAGCCAAGGCAAGGATTTAAGATGGAGCGTTTTCCTACGGGAGCTTCTATTCCTTCCGAGAAATTTTGGTTCGTGTCTAGGGCGGATTCTTTGCCTGCAGAATGGGAGCTTCCCGGTCCGGAAACAGTCATTATTGTAGCAGGCGCCAAAACTTGGGAGAAGCTTGCTTCGAGAGATGTTTGGGTCAACGGCTCCACGGATGGTTTAGGAGAAGAAGACGCGAGTAGGATCGTAAGTATTCTAGGCACTTCTCCCGAATTCATTAAACTGACTCATGAAGAAAGCGATATTATCGAAGGCGTTTGGAAGAGGTTCGTAACCTACAAGGTGGACTTCGATCCGGAGCAGCCTGATCTTTCCGGATACTCTCACTTTTTCTGGATGAGTGCTTCTCAGTTCGATCGCGCGTACAAAAAGGACCCAAGTCTTGCGAATAAGGTGCATTCTTGCGGGACTGGGGCGACATATAAGTATATTAAAAAAGTATTAGGTTCCGATTCCAAGGTGTTTGCCTTTCCGAATTACGAATCTTGGGCCAAGGCCTGCCGGGGAGAGGTTCCCGATTTTCTTTTAGAAAGAGGTATATTATGA
- the hemN gene encoding oxygen-independent coproporphyrinogen III oxidase, with the protein MNSKTDLIRKYDVPAPRYTSYPTVPYWEDDPTREEWIAAIRRRLVPEDSSVALYLHIPFCETLCSFCGCNTSITKNHTVEDPYVETLLQEFRKYTEEVPELTKRELRELHLGGGSPTYLSESNLENLLKPILDSWNVAPSPEFSLEVDPRRTRLSQLEVLAKYGFTRISLGVQDFDPEVQRLVNRIQPYDLTAGITQGARTLGYTSVNFDLIYGLPKQTKESVKETIEKTLGLRPDRIAFYSYAHVPWIKAAQRLFTEDDLPKGEEKRELYEIGREMFLSAGYKEIGMDHFALETDSLYTASLDGHLHRNFMGYTTKSTDLLLGMGVSAISDSWDCFYQNEKILKKYQRRISESGHALLRGHKLNSEDLAQRELILKLSTLGKVEVPDRIFEEVRLYLTSMEDDNLIEWQGKTLFLTDLGKPFLRNACTGLDLRLRRKSPETKVFSQSI; encoded by the coding sequence ATGAATTCAAAAACTGATCTAATTCGGAAATACGATGTTCCGGCTCCCAGATACACTAGCTACCCAACGGTCCCCTATTGGGAGGATGATCCCACTCGTGAAGAATGGATCGCTGCCATTCGTAGGAGATTGGTCCCGGAAGATTCTTCTGTGGCTCTATATCTGCATATACCCTTCTGTGAGACTCTTTGCTCCTTTTGCGGATGCAATACTTCCATCACTAAGAACCATACTGTAGAGGATCCGTATGTGGAGACCCTTCTTCAGGAATTCAGGAAATATACGGAAGAAGTTCCCGAGCTGACTAAAAGAGAACTGAGAGAATTGCATTTGGGCGGGGGATCCCCTACCTATCTCTCCGAATCCAATTTGGAGAATCTTCTCAAGCCTATATTAGATTCTTGGAATGTGGCCCCTTCTCCCGAGTTTTCCTTAGAAGTGGACCCGCGCAGGACTAGATTGTCTCAATTAGAAGTTTTAGCCAAGTACGGCTTTACTCGGATCAGTTTGGGAGTGCAAGACTTCGATCCGGAAGTCCAAAGGCTTGTGAATCGGATCCAACCGTACGATCTGACTGCAGGAATTACCCAAGGCGCTCGTACACTAGGATACACATCTGTAAACTTCGATCTGATCTATGGACTTCCTAAGCAAACCAAAGAAAGCGTGAAGGAAACGATAGAGAAGACTCTCGGGCTCAGGCCGGACCGGATCGCATTCTATAGCTACGCTCATGTGCCTTGGATCAAGGCTGCGCAAAGATTATTCACTGAGGACGATCTTCCCAAAGGAGAAGAGAAGAGGGAATTATACGAGATCGGAAGAGAGATGTTCCTCTCCGCAGGATATAAGGAAATTGGAATGGACCATTTTGCCTTAGAAACTGATTCGCTTTACACTGCCTCTTTGGACGGTCATCTACATCGCAACTTTATGGGATACACGACCAAATCCACGGATCTACTTTTAGGGATGGGAGTGTCTGCAATTTCGGATAGCTGGGATTGTTTCTATCAAAACGAAAAGATCTTAAAGAAATACCAAAGAAGGATCTCCGAGAGCGGACATGCCCTACTCAGGGGACATAAACTGAATTCGGAAGATTTGGCACAAAGAGAACTCATTCTAAAGCTATCCACTCTGGGCAAGGTAGAAGTTCCGGATCGGATTTTTGAAGAAGTGCGACTCTATTTGACCTCTATGGAAGACGATAATCTAATAGAGTGGCAGGGAAAGACCCTGTTCTTGACCGATTTGGGAAAACCCTTCTTGCGCAATGCATGTACCGGGTTGGATCTTCGATTGCGCAGAAAAAGCCCCGAAACCAAGGTTTTTTCACAGTCAATTTAA
- a CDS encoding 1,4-dihydroxy-6-naphthoate synthase, translated as MELSLAYSPCPNDTFIFYHLISGKTKAPFSIKEELYDVEQLNRFADQGKFQATKISFAALFQVADKYSLLDSGSALGRNCGPIIVKKKGANVGTPTGKNILVPGLWTTANLLTHLYLKGNFTPIPTRYDLILDKVKNGEADFGIVIHEERFTYQDRGLEKVEDLGEWWEGTTGAHIPLGCIAIQREIPSETKSALDSAIKESLDLAYKNREDMYDYILHHSQTTTREVADAHIDLYVNEYSKSLGEEGRRAIRLLQEKALQTGLLSKEKKKELFL; from the coding sequence ATGGAACTCAGCCTGGCATATTCTCCCTGTCCGAACGACACATTTATCTTCTATCATCTTATTTCCGGAAAAACAAAGGCCCCATTCTCCATCAAAGAAGAATTATACGACGTGGAGCAATTGAACCGATTCGCAGACCAAGGAAAATTCCAAGCTACCAAGATCTCCTTTGCGGCCTTATTCCAAGTGGCGGATAAATATTCTCTCTTAGACAGCGGCTCCGCCTTGGGTAGGAACTGCGGACCGATTATCGTAAAGAAGAAGGGAGCGAACGTAGGAACTCCTACAGGAAAGAATATCCTAGTCCCGGGACTCTGGACCACTGCCAACCTGCTCACACATCTTTATCTAAAGGGCAACTTTACTCCCATCCCAACCCGTTATGATCTCATCTTGGACAAGGTAAAAAACGGAGAAGCGGACTTCGGGATCGTGATCCACGAAGAAAGGTTCACCTACCAAGATAGAGGCCTCGAAAAAGTAGAGGATTTAGGAGAATGGTGGGAAGGCACTACAGGAGCCCATATTCCCCTAGGCTGCATCGCGATCCAAAGAGAAATTCCTTCAGAAACGAAGTCCGCCTTGGACTCGGCAATTAAGGAAAGTTTAGATCTCGCCTACAAGAACCGGGAGGACATGTACGATTACATCCTTCATCATTCCCAGACCACAACAAGAGAAGTGGCCGATGCGCATATAGATCTCTATGTAAACGAGTATTCTAAAAGCCTGGGCGAAGAGGGCAGAAGGGCCATTCGACTCCTGCAAGAAAAGGCGTTACAGACAGGGCTCCTTTCCAAAGAAAAAAAGAAGGAACTCTTTCTTTAA
- a CDS encoding uroporphyrinogen decarboxylase family protein, translating into MSNERFQAALRLEPQTVPPIWMMRQAGRYHSHYQNLRKKHTFEELCKIPELAAEVAFGPVDDFDFDTAILFSDILFPLEALGMGLRFGDDGPKLGWHLSETKDLQRFTSLSEAAEFMSFQKEAVRLTRKRIAENKSLIGFVGGPWTLFCYATLGKHDGNLILPKISPELREGFYEKILTLLKENIRLQLEGGAEIVMIFDTAAGDASPAFFQEAILPAIRTLVTAFPGKIGYYAKSLAPASLESVRSIPGLVGFGMDHRTDIVGLLGNGSHFVQGNFDQALLFMEPSQFKKYLMEWVRPFAAKAPKERAGWVCGLGHGVLPKTPEANIRTFVNTIREVLS; encoded by the coding sequence ATGTCTAACGAGAGATTCCAGGCCGCGCTCCGGCTTGAACCTCAAACTGTTCCGCCGATATGGATGATGCGCCAGGCGGGTCGTTATCATTCGCATTATCAAAATTTAAGAAAGAAGCATACATTCGAAGAATTATGTAAGATCCCTGAGTTAGCTGCCGAAGTCGCTTTCGGTCCAGTAGACGATTTTGATTTCGATACAGCGATCCTATTTTCCGATATTCTTTTCCCTCTAGAAGCCTTGGGAATGGGCCTTAGGTTCGGAGATGACGGTCCGAAGCTTGGATGGCATCTTTCCGAAACAAAGGACCTACAAAGATTTACGTCCCTTTCCGAAGCAGCGGAATTCATGAGCTTTCAGAAGGAAGCGGTTCGTCTAACCCGTAAGAGGATTGCGGAAAACAAATCCTTGATCGGGTTCGTGGGTGGCCCCTGGACTCTCTTCTGCTATGCAACCCTGGGAAAGCATGATGGAAATTTAATACTTCCTAAGATCTCTCCCGAGTTGAGAGAAGGGTTTTACGAAAAGATCCTGACCCTACTCAAAGAAAATATTCGCTTACAATTGGAAGGAGGAGCGGAAATCGTAATGATATTCGATACTGCTGCAGGGGATGCTTCTCCTGCATTTTTCCAAGAGGCCATCTTGCCTGCGATCCGGACATTGGTCACTGCTTTCCCGGGAAAGATCGGATACTATGCGAAGAGTTTGGCTCCCGCTTCTTTGGAGTCTGTTCGATCGATCCCTGGTTTAGTCGGATTCGGAATGGATCATAGGACGGATATAGTCGGATTGCTTGGCAACGGATCCCATTTCGTTCAAGGGAATTTCGACCAGGCACTTCTATTCATGGAGCCGTCCCAATTTAAGAAATATTTAATGGAATGGGTCCGCCCCTTTGCAGCCAAGGCTCCCAAAGAGAGAGCCGGTTGGGTCTGCGGATTGGGCCATGGAGTCCTGCCCAAGACTCCGGAAGCGAATATTAGAACTTTCGTAAATACGATTCGAGAGGTTCTCTCATGA